A single window of Carassius gibelio isolate Cgi1373 ecotype wild population from Czech Republic chromosome A19, carGib1.2-hapl.c, whole genome shotgun sequence DNA harbors:
- the LOC127935363 gene encoding uncharacterized protein LOC127935363: MKNIIFFCVLWFGNIQIPSSGASISIQGSSDLLRVQKGESIILKCNMRSRYEIAWYHLRANRFNLLISAQTDITGRKFLTTYNHIQTRLKIAADPWITRATLEISGVTESDSGLYFCGTRSNTTEMHFDRPIRLEIEGQQAEDLSTERPKEVDDTDEVTLTERVLMFGGVGLAAFVFFLVTVIAGGLLHYHGWQKGWSAAKHAGPADQKLP; encoded by the exons atgaaaaatataattttcttctgtgtactttggTTTGGAAACATCCAAATCCCTTCAAGTG GTGCATCTATATCAATACAAGGATCTTCTGATCTGCTGAGAGTGCAGAAGGGAGAAAGCATCATTCTGAAATGCAACATGAGAAGCCGATATGAGATCGCCTGGTATCACCTCAGAGCCAACCGATTCAATCTACTGATTTCTGCACAGACTGACATAACGGGGAGAAAATTTCTGACCACTTACAATCACATCCAAACTCGTCTGAAAATTGCTGCAGACCCATGGATCACCAGAGCCACGCTAGAGATTTCTGGAGTAACCGAGTCAGATTCAGGTCTTTATTTCTGTGGAACAAGGTCTAACACTACCGAGATGCACTTCGATCGACCCATCAGACTAGAGATCGAGGGTCAACAAGCCGAGGATTTGAGTACCG AACGGCCAAAAGAAGTTGACGACACAG ACGAGGTGACGCTGACGGAGCGTGTGCTGATGTTTGGTGGTGTCGGGCTGGCTGCGTTTGTGTTTTTTCTGGTAACAGTCATTGCAGGAGGACTCCTTCACTATCATGGTTGGCAGAAAGGATGGAGCGCAGCCAAACATGCTGGTCCTGCTGATCAAAAATTACCTTAA
- the LOC127935362 gene encoding uncharacterized protein LOC127935362 produces the protein MPTVLCLCLLFFLPSGLSGEHFSYSSLTGPLGGSITLPCNYSDAEDFSPVLTCGIQTAYGTGQSKYYEHRVLKTGTCDLTLHDLKTTDAGRCHLKGYVNDQLLRSYIFDISIDVPLTARIGEEVMFDDLPRDAESVKHLSNTSSIDVWRREQGVLTDRLMDKDGHLIIKIFRLRDAGTYRVLNSTGGVLVTVTLTEWSTASKDKQDSTRHDNTKVTARDRK, from the exons GTGCCTGCTGTTTTTCCTGCCGTCTGGCCTGTCTG GTGAACACTTCAGTTATTCATCTTTGACGGGACCGCTGGGCGGCAGTATCACTCTGCCGTGTAATTACAGCGACGCAGAGGATTTCTCCCCTGTTCTGACATGTGGGATCCAAACTGCTTATGGTACTGGTCAGAGTAAATACTACGAGCACCGCGTGCTCAAGACTGGCACCTGTGACCTCACTCTGCACGACTTGAAGACCACCGATGCTGGCAGATGCCATTTAAAAGGTTATGTCAACGATCAACTACTAAGAAGCTACATTTTTGACATCTCTATTGATG TTCCTTTAACAGCACGTATAGGTGAAGAGGTGATGTTTGATGATCTGCCGCGTGATGCTGAGAGCGTCAAGCATTTATCAAACACCAGCTCGATAGATGTGTGGAGGAGAGAGCAGGGTGTCCTGACTGATCGACTGATGGACAAGGATGGTCACCTGATCATTAAAATCTTCAGATTAAGAGACGCTGGGACATACAGAGTCCTGAACTCAACAGGAGGAGTCCTGGTCACTGTGACGCTCACAG AATGGAGTACAGCATCAAAGGACAAACAGGACAGCACACGTCATGATAACACTAAAGTCACGGCGAGAGATCGTAAGTAA